A DNA window from Allokutzneria albata contains the following coding sequences:
- a CDS encoding glycosyltransferase 87 family protein, giving the protein MSSLVAPPSAQPGDARELRLPRWLRPAAPLVLLAALAAYAVTAAIWPGHLIMIDVQVYAAGGDFVLSGRPLYEKPVLHALEFTYTPFAALVFTPLAFLPLWLLKTLSLLANLALLFGAIWIAFRRLGYDASRNLVFLGVLLTGPLFWLEAVRTTVWLGQINLLLMVILLWDLTNRAGSKWQGVGVGIAAGIKLTPAIFIVYLLLTGRFRAAGVATATFLGTIGLGFLLIPGDALKYWTGTFFTSGRIGPTIWPSNQSARGMIARFFGTNEPPALPWLLVAGVCGLVGLGLAVWVTKRGNELLGVTMCGLTGAMVSPFSWCHHWVWFVPLSVYLCVLGLRYRDKLAWGTLAAVYLLGFSWFGKALKPGEAGPPDTGLFLVEAPTWLEPLTRNAYLLIFVIAVAFVATRREVPERVPGAVPAPN; this is encoded by the coding sequence ATGTCTTCTCTGGTCGCGCCCCCGTCGGCGCAGCCGGGCGACGCCCGGGAACTGCGGCTGCCGAGGTGGCTGCGGCCGGCCGCGCCGCTGGTGCTGCTGGCCGCGCTCGCCGCCTACGCCGTCACCGCCGCGATCTGGCCGGGCCACCTGATCATGATCGACGTGCAGGTGTACGCCGCGGGCGGGGACTTCGTGCTCAGCGGGCGGCCGTTGTACGAGAAGCCGGTGCTGCACGCGCTGGAGTTCACCTACACGCCGTTCGCCGCGCTGGTGTTCACCCCGCTGGCGTTCCTGCCGCTGTGGCTGCTCAAGACGCTGTCGCTGCTGGCGAACCTGGCGCTGCTGTTCGGCGCGATCTGGATCGCCTTCCGCCGGCTCGGGTACGACGCCAGCCGGAACCTGGTGTTCCTCGGCGTCCTGCTGACCGGTCCGCTGTTCTGGCTGGAGGCGGTGCGCACCACCGTCTGGCTCGGCCAGATCAACCTGCTGCTCATGGTCATCCTGTTGTGGGACCTGACCAACCGGGCCGGCTCGAAGTGGCAGGGGGTCGGCGTCGGCATCGCCGCGGGCATCAAGCTCACCCCCGCCATCTTCATCGTCTACCTCCTGCTCACCGGCCGCTTCCGCGCGGCGGGTGTGGCCACCGCGACCTTCCTCGGCACCATCGGGCTCGGCTTCCTGCTCATCCCCGGCGACGCGCTGAAGTACTGGACCGGCACCTTCTTCACCTCCGGCCGCATCGGCCCGACGATCTGGCCGAGCAACCAGTCCGCGCGCGGCATGATCGCCCGGTTCTTCGGCACCAACGAGCCCCCGGCGCTGCCCTGGCTGCTCGTCGCCGGTGTGTGCGGCCTCGTCGGGCTCGGCCTCGCCGTGTGGGTCACCAAGCGCGGCAACGAACTGCTCGGCGTCACGATGTGCGGCCTGACCGGCGCCATGGTGTCGCCGTTCTCGTGGTGCCACCACTGGGTGTGGTTCGTGCCGCTGTCGGTGTACCTGTGCGTGCTCGGGCTGCGGTACCGGGACAAGCTCGCGTGGGGCACGCTCGCCGCCGTGTACCTGCTCGGTTTCTCCTGGTTCGGCAAGGCTTTGAAGCCGGGCGAGGCGGGTCCGCCCGACACCGGTCTGTTCCTCGTCGAAGCTCCGACGTGGTTGGAACCGTTGACCCGCAACGCCTATCTGCTGATCTTCGTGATCGCGGTGGCCTTCGTGGCTACTCGCCGAGAAGTGCCGGAGCGAGTTCCCGGAGCTGTCCCGGCACCGAACTGA
- a CDS encoding TetR/AcrR family transcriptional regulator has translation MTAARTGPGRPREFDEGAVLDAAGEAFLLHGYHATSLTDLTTATGLHRGSLYGAFGDKHRLFLAVLRRHSRLAVDALEADLANAATPMDGIHALLLRQARKAGQHMAEGRGCLIANSTLEMLPGDERVAAVIAGHHRWREDRLTEVLELARAQGQTGAAPPRAFARFVGTVIEGLWQLGRTASDPRQLTEVAEAAMRALR, from the coding sequence ATGACGGCGGCGCGAACGGGACCCGGTCGTCCTCGGGAGTTCGACGAGGGCGCGGTGCTCGACGCCGCGGGCGAGGCCTTCCTGCTGCACGGCTACCACGCGACGTCGCTGACCGACCTGACCACGGCGACCGGACTGCACCGCGGCAGCCTCTACGGCGCGTTCGGCGACAAGCACCGGCTGTTCCTCGCGGTGCTGCGCAGGCACAGCCGGCTCGCCGTCGACGCGCTCGAAGCGGATCTGGCGAACGCGGCGACCCCCATGGACGGCATCCACGCCCTACTGCTCCGGCAGGCCAGGAAAGCCGGGCAGCACATGGCCGAGGGCCGGGGCTGCCTGATCGCCAACTCCACGCTGGAGATGCTCCCGGGGGACGAGCGGGTCGCCGCGGTCATCGCCGGGCACCACCGCTGGCGCGAGGACCGGTTGACCGAGGTGCTGGAGCTGGCCCGCGCGCAGGGGCAGACCGGCGCCGCCCCGCCGAGGGCGTTCGCGCGCTTCGTCGGCACGGTGATCGAGGGGCTGTGGCAGCTCGGCCGCACCGCGTCGGACCCGCGGCAGCTCACCGAGGTCGCCGAGGCGGCCATGCGCGCGCTGCGGTGA
- a CDS encoding aldo/keto reductase: MRYRLFGRTGLRVSELVLGTMTFDDPGQARRTIDAFADAGGNFLDTASAYGESESLLGEAVEQRDRFVIGTKYTLSRDAADPNGAGSQRKNLRLSLERSLRRLRTDYIDVYWVHIWDRHTPLEETMRALDDAVRAGRILHVGISDAPAWVVSRANTLAEWRGWTPFAGLQVPYSLVRRDVERELLPMAEALGLSVTAWAPLAAGLLSGGASRRVDPAKLSPRERAAADAVRSAAAEVGATPSQVALAWIRQKSPAVLPLVGARNAEQIAENVVSITLPDEVMRRLDDAAEFERGFPADFIAECETSPFVFGDTATKLDAGR, translated from the coding sequence ATGCGTTATCGACTGTTCGGCCGGACTGGCCTGCGCGTGTCCGAGCTCGTCCTCGGCACGATGACCTTCGACGATCCCGGCCAGGCCCGGCGCACGATCGACGCGTTCGCGGACGCGGGCGGCAACTTCCTGGACACGGCCTCGGCGTACGGGGAGAGCGAGAGCCTGCTCGGCGAAGCGGTCGAGCAACGCGACCGGTTCGTCATCGGGACGAAGTACACGTTGTCGCGGGACGCGGCCGACCCGAACGGCGCGGGAAGCCAGCGCAAGAACCTCCGGCTGTCCCTCGAACGGAGTCTGCGGCGGCTGCGCACGGACTACATCGACGTGTACTGGGTGCACATCTGGGACCGCCACACGCCGTTGGAGGAGACCATGCGCGCGCTGGACGACGCGGTGCGCGCGGGGAGGATCCTCCACGTCGGGATTTCCGACGCACCCGCTTGGGTGGTGAGTCGGGCGAACACGCTCGCGGAGTGGCGCGGCTGGACCCCGTTCGCCGGTCTTCAAGTTCCCTACAGCCTCGTGCGGCGGGACGTCGAACGGGAACTGCTGCCGATGGCGGAGGCACTCGGGCTGAGCGTCACCGCGTGGGCTCCGCTCGCCGCGGGCCTGCTGTCCGGAGGTGCGTCGCGCCGCGTCGACCCGGCCAAGCTGTCTCCGCGCGAGCGGGCCGCGGCCGACGCCGTCCGCTCGGCAGCCGCCGAGGTGGGTGCCACCCCGTCCCAGGTGGCGCTCGCCTGGATCAGGCAGAAGTCCCCGGCGGTGCTGCCCCTCGTCGGCGCTCGCAACGCGGAGCAGATCGCGGAGAACGTCGTCAGCATCACCCTGCCGGACGAGGTGATGCGGCGGCTGGACGACGCGGCGGAGTTCGAACGCGGCTTCCCCGCCGACTTCATCGCGGAGTGCGAGACGAGCCCCTTCGTCTTCGGTGACACCGCGACGAAGCTCGACGCGGGCCGCTAG
- a CDS encoding type III PLP-dependent enzyme, with translation MSESLATAVAAETTNDPSARIRHFLDTHRPSTPCLVLDLDVVGQNYRRLRAALPDARIFYAVKANPHPEVVRLLVGLGACFDVASTGEIDLCLAQGAAPETISYGNTIKKAADIAYAHARGVRLFVLDSAQDVAHLAEHAPGASVFCRVLVEADGARTPFGKKFGCAPEMAVELLREAGERGLDVRGVSFHVGSQHVDPSAWELGIARAAQVAAAGVPVGLVNLGGGFPSTYTEAVPALTEYAAAVERALERHFGAARPELIIEPGRALVGDAGMIRSEVVLVSRKSVEDTHRWVYLDVGRYNGMAECEGEAIAYRLRTAHDGGPDGPVVIAGPTCDGDDVLYQRTAYRLPLALAAGDHVDIPCTGAYTASYSSVSFNGFPPLTTHVIGAKQI, from the coding sequence ATGTCCGAGAGCCTTGCCACCGCGGTAGCTGCGGAGACGACGAACGACCCCAGTGCCCGCATCAGGCATTTCCTGGACACCCACCGCCCGTCGACCCCCTGCCTGGTCCTCGACCTCGACGTGGTCGGGCAGAACTACCGGAGACTGCGCGCGGCCCTGCCGGACGCGCGGATCTTCTACGCCGTCAAGGCGAACCCGCACCCCGAGGTGGTCCGGCTGCTCGTCGGCCTCGGCGCCTGCTTCGACGTCGCCAGCACCGGCGAGATCGACCTGTGCCTCGCCCAGGGCGCGGCGCCGGAGACGATCTCCTACGGCAACACCATCAAGAAGGCGGCCGACATCGCCTACGCGCACGCGCGCGGGGTCCGGCTCTTCGTGCTCGACAGCGCCCAGGACGTCGCGCACCTCGCCGAGCACGCGCCGGGCGCCTCGGTGTTCTGCCGCGTGCTGGTCGAGGCTGACGGCGCGCGCACGCCCTTCGGCAAGAAGTTCGGCTGCGCCCCCGAGATGGCGGTCGAACTGCTCCGCGAGGCGGGGGAGCGCGGCCTGGACGTGCGCGGCGTGTCCTTCCACGTCGGCTCCCAGCACGTCGACCCGAGCGCGTGGGAGCTGGGCATCGCCCGCGCCGCGCAGGTCGCCGCGGCGGGCGTGCCGGTCGGCCTGGTGAACCTCGGCGGCGGTTTCCCCTCGACCTACACCGAAGCGGTGCCCGCCCTGACCGAGTACGCCGCGGCCGTGGAGCGCGCGCTGGAGCGGCACTTCGGCGCCGCCCGCCCCGAGCTGATCATCGAGCCGGGCCGCGCCCTCGTCGGCGACGCCGGGATGATCCGCTCCGAAGTGGTCCTGGTGTCCAGGAAGTCCGTCGAGGACACCCACCGCTGGGTCTACCTCGACGTCGGCAGGTACAACGGGATGGCCGAGTGCGAGGGCGAGGCCATCGCCTACCGGCTGCGCACCGCGCACGACGGCGGACCGGACGGGCCCGTGGTCATCGCGGGGCCGACCTGCGACGGCGACGACGTGCTCTACCAGCGCACCGCATATCGCTTGCCGCTCGCGCTCGCCGCGGGCGACCATGTCGACATCCCGTGCACCGGCGCCTACACGGCGAGCTATTCCTCGGTGTCCTTCAACGGTTTCCCGCCCCTGACGACACATGTCATCGGGGCGAAGCAGATCTAG
- a CDS encoding eCIS core domain-containing protein: MTRAPRIVHDVLRTAGAPLEESARQVMESRLGKDFSQVRVHTDRQAAESAGAVGANAYTVGNHIAFAAGRYRPGSADGDRLLAHELTHVIQQRGARPPADLKIGAEHHAGEHQADAVARGAACGHVAAQEPVVARQVASPSWGSAYGGKEPGNYQAVKNGIDPLTPSSEPTAERKHAGTRLGMIVVSAAAVLSAPGPDGRLRYLLPPGRKVLVGPPEMGHLPLRTLANPKKPLGWVDEGSVHVPDKPPPVTEHQLTRIDPQGKQKAVGNAPKSMSEADVTTKVLGYLDRMNEAFELLRIDTIEARAVFVANTLIESWSLSRFTEAQFTTQTFADDPTGLGTDTAYFEGMYPKTRSVRQEINPDDRSWAFRGRGAVQVTGRGNYLQTLAVLERAAEQYRAEGDTAAADRCQTAVDAIRADPREAARPEYAFLFSAAFMKGKRGDRSGTNFSWMGAQPKQAEKDNLLKRALKVFGDTGDWV, encoded by the coding sequence GTGACGAGGGCTCCGCGGATCGTCCACGACGTGCTGCGGACAGCGGGCGCACCGCTGGAGGAGTCGGCTCGGCAGGTGATGGAGTCCAGGCTGGGCAAGGACTTCAGCCAGGTTCGCGTGCACACCGACCGGCAGGCGGCGGAGTCCGCCGGAGCCGTGGGGGCGAACGCCTACACCGTGGGCAACCACATCGCGTTCGCCGCTGGCCGGTACCGCCCCGGCTCAGCGGACGGGGACCGCCTGCTGGCGCACGAACTGACGCACGTGATCCAGCAGCGCGGCGCCCGCCCTCCCGCGGATCTGAAGATCGGCGCCGAGCACCACGCAGGCGAGCACCAGGCCGACGCGGTGGCTCGGGGCGCCGCGTGCGGTCATGTCGCGGCACAGGAACCCGTTGTGGCACGCCAGGTCGCCTCGCCGTCATGGGGCTCGGCCTACGGGGGCAAGGAACCCGGCAACTACCAGGCGGTGAAGAACGGGATCGATCCGCTGACCCCGTCCAGCGAACCGACCGCGGAGCGCAAGCACGCGGGCACCAGGCTCGGCATGATCGTCGTGTCCGCCGCGGCGGTGCTGTCGGCGCCGGGGCCCGACGGCAGGCTCAGGTACCTCCTGCCGCCAGGGCGCAAGGTGCTCGTCGGCCCGCCGGAGATGGGCCACCTTCCCTTGCGCACCTTGGCGAATCCCAAGAAGCCCCTCGGCTGGGTCGACGAGGGCAGCGTGCACGTCCCGGACAAGCCCCCGCCGGTGACCGAGCACCAGCTCACCCGGATCGACCCGCAGGGGAAGCAGAAGGCGGTCGGCAACGCGCCGAAGTCGATGAGCGAGGCCGACGTGACCACGAAGGTCCTCGGCTACCTCGACAGGATGAACGAGGCGTTCGAGCTGCTCCGGATCGACACGATCGAGGCCAGGGCGGTGTTCGTGGCGAACACCCTGATCGAGTCGTGGTCGCTCAGCAGGTTCACCGAGGCGCAGTTCACGACCCAGACCTTCGCGGACGACCCCACCGGGCTCGGCACCGACACGGCCTACTTCGAGGGGATGTACCCGAAGACCAGGTCGGTGCGGCAGGAGATCAACCCGGACGACAGGAGCTGGGCCTTCCGGGGGCGCGGTGCCGTCCAGGTCACCGGCCGGGGCAACTACCTCCAGACGCTCGCCGTCCTCGAACGCGCGGCCGAGCAGTACCGCGCCGAGGGCGACACCGCGGCCGCAGACCGCTGCCAGACCGCCGTCGACGCGATCAGGGCGGACCCGAGGGAAGCGGCCCGTCCCGAGTACGCCTTCCTGTTCTCCGCCGCCTTCATGAAGGGCAAGCGCGGTGATCGCTCGGGCACGAACTTCTCCTGGATGGGTGCGCAACCCAAGCAGGCCGAGAAGGACAACCTCCTCAAGCGGGCGCTGAAGGTGTTCGGCGACACCGGGGACTGGGTCTAG
- a CDS encoding TIGR03620 family F420-dependent LLM class oxidoreductase, with amino-acid sequence MLGPVGIWSRVFVWGSAAQARELAQEAEELGYGALWYGEAGTGKESLSNATMLLAATRRITVATGISNIWARDATAMRAGGDTISEAFPGRFLHGLGVSHVSQVSARGHDYGKPVSTMRAYLDAMDAAEYTAPAPQEPTPRVLAALRPKMLELARDRTAGAHSYFMPPSHSRRARAVLGDGPILAAEQPVVLETDPVRAREIAREHTAIYLSMPNYVNALRWLGFDESDVEGAGSDRLVDSIVAWGDVDAISARVREHRDAGATHVAVQALGSFSSVPGQLRELAPALLGE; translated from the coding sequence ATGCTCGGGCCCGTCGGAATCTGGTCGAGGGTGTTCGTGTGGGGTTCGGCCGCGCAGGCGCGGGAGCTGGCCCAGGAAGCCGAGGAGCTGGGCTACGGCGCGCTCTGGTACGGCGAGGCCGGCACCGGCAAGGAATCGCTGAGCAACGCCACGATGCTGCTCGCCGCCACTCGGCGGATCACCGTCGCCACCGGCATCTCCAACATCTGGGCGCGTGACGCCACGGCCATGCGCGCGGGCGGTGACACGATCAGCGAGGCGTTCCCCGGGCGCTTCCTGCACGGGCTCGGCGTGAGCCACGTGTCGCAGGTGTCCGCGCGCGGCCACGACTACGGCAAGCCCGTCTCCACCATGCGCGCCTACCTCGACGCGATGGACGCCGCCGAGTACACCGCGCCCGCGCCGCAGGAGCCGACGCCGCGCGTGCTGGCCGCCTTGCGCCCCAAGATGTTGGAGCTCGCCCGCGACCGCACCGCGGGGGCGCACTCGTACTTCATGCCGCCGTCGCACTCCCGGCGCGCGCGGGCGGTCCTGGGCGACGGCCCGATCCTCGCGGCGGAGCAGCCGGTCGTGCTGGAGACCGACCCGGTGCGCGCGCGGGAGATCGCCCGGGAGCACACGGCGATCTACCTGTCGATGCCGAACTACGTGAACGCCTTGCGGTGGCTGGGTTTCGACGAGTCCGACGTGGAGGGTGCGGGCAGCGACCGGCTGGTGGACTCGATCGTCGCGTGGGGCGACGTGGACGCGATCAGCGCCCGGGTGCGCGAACACCGCGACGCGGGTGCCACTCACGTCGCGGTGCAGGCCCTGGGCTCGTTCAGTTCGGTGCCGGGACAGCTCCGGGAACTCGCTCCGGCACTTCTCGGCGAGTAG
- a CDS encoding peptidoglycan recognition protein family protein, with translation MEGIPSLDRRSLFRTMAGVGALAAAGQLVAPATALAAPAAPRIYSCAEWGARAVSGITTLNHRPNRILVHHMANPNSTDYSQAHAFQVARNCQSGHMGQGWADTGQHFTISRGGYIMEGRKGSLSTLRGRTQMIKAAHCPGFNENSIGIENEGTYTSAVPTSAQWNALVNLCAYVCHQYGISPNNISGHRDHFATACPGNQFYAKLAQLRKDVAAKL, from the coding sequence ATGGAAGGCATCCCTTCGCTCGACCGCCGTTCCCTGTTCCGCACCATGGCCGGGGTGGGCGCGCTCGCCGCCGCCGGGCAGCTGGTCGCACCCGCGACCGCGCTCGCCGCACCCGCGGCCCCGCGCATCTACAGCTGCGCGGAATGGGGAGCCAGGGCGGTCAGCGGCATCACCACGCTGAACCACCGGCCCAACCGCATCCTCGTGCACCACATGGCGAACCCCAACAGCACCGACTACTCGCAGGCGCACGCCTTCCAGGTGGCCAGGAACTGCCAGTCGGGGCACATGGGGCAGGGCTGGGCGGACACCGGCCAGCACTTCACCATCAGCAGGGGCGGCTACATCATGGAGGGCCGCAAGGGCAGCCTGTCCACGCTGCGCGGCCGCACCCAGATGATCAAGGCGGCGCACTGCCCCGGGTTCAACGAGAACTCCATCGGCATCGAGAACGAGGGCACCTACACCAGCGCCGTCCCGACGAGCGCGCAGTGGAACGCCTTGGTGAACCTGTGCGCCTACGTCTGCCACCAGTACGGGATCTCGCCGAACAACATCAGCGGGCACCGCGACCACTTCGCGACGGCCTGCCCGGGCAACCAGTTCTACGCCAAGCTCGCCCAGCTGCGGAAGGACGTCGCGGCCAAGCTGTGA
- a CDS encoding spermidine synthase: MVRQWRLDDVIWEGRTAFQHVVIGKTAQGVSLFCDDDRQSTEFSQLTYHEALMVPGLLLADKVDRVLVVGSSEGVVCHMAVAAGATRVDHVDIDEECVRACARHLPYGYTPEEVDAAVAGDGPIKLHLTDGWQFLVDAVAAGEKYDIVLVDLPDEREEFAQHNRLYEAEFLRMARSVLAPGGVVICQAGCQTMWRNTTLIRSWQRFGEVFDTVAYYGSDEHEWAYLFGRADSVADPTGKMVEALPSCGYRPETIDAEALRGNTVPPFLVRTA, translated from the coding sequence ATGGTCCGGCAGTGGCGGCTGGACGACGTGATCTGGGAGGGCCGCACCGCCTTCCAGCACGTGGTCATCGGCAAGACCGCCCAGGGCGTGTCGCTGTTCTGCGACGACGACCGGCAGAGCACCGAGTTCAGCCAGCTGACCTACCACGAGGCGCTGATGGTCCCCGGCCTGCTGCTGGCGGACAAGGTCGACCGCGTGCTGGTGGTCGGCTCCAGCGAGGGCGTGGTCTGCCACATGGCCGTGGCCGCGGGCGCCACCCGGGTCGACCACGTGGACATCGACGAGGAGTGCGTGCGCGCGTGCGCCCGGCACCTGCCCTACGGCTACACGCCGGAGGAGGTCGATGCCGCCGTCGCCGGCGACGGCCCGATCAAGCTGCACCTGACCGACGGCTGGCAGTTCCTGGTGGACGCCGTCGCCGCGGGCGAGAAGTACGACATCGTGCTGGTCGACCTGCCGGACGAGCGCGAGGAGTTCGCCCAGCACAACCGGCTCTACGAGGCGGAGTTCCTGCGCATGGCGCGTTCGGTGCTCGCCCCGGGCGGTGTGGTGATCTGCCAGGCGGGCTGCCAGACGATGTGGCGCAACACCACCCTGATCCGCTCCTGGCAGCGCTTCGGCGAGGTGTTCGACACGGTGGCGTACTACGGCTCCGACGAGCACGAGTGGGCTTACCTGTTCGGCCGCGCCGACTCCGTCGCCGACCCGACCGGGAAAATGGTCGAGGCGCTGCCGTCCTGCGGCTACCGCCCGGAGACCATCGACGCCGAGGCGCTGCGCGGCAACACCGTGCCGCCGTTCCTGGTGCGCACCGCCTAG
- the speD gene encoding adenosylmethionine decarboxylase — protein MQTQAPVVGLFTGQHVLAEFAGIDASLLDDELFLRRTLEHVLDQAGATVCDVSSKQFEPQGVTVLALLSESHASIHTYPEIGALFVDVFTCGDRARPELAVRLLAEALGAATVQTKTIHRGWETS, from the coding sequence GTGCAGACGCAAGCCCCAGTCGTGGGTCTGTTCACCGGGCAGCACGTCCTCGCCGAGTTCGCGGGGATCGACGCGTCGCTGCTCGACGACGAGCTCTTCCTGCGCCGAACCCTGGAGCACGTGCTCGACCAGGCCGGTGCGACCGTCTGCGACGTCTCGTCGAAGCAGTTCGAGCCCCAGGGCGTGACCGTGCTCGCGCTGCTGTCGGAATCGCACGCGTCGATCCACACCTACCCCGAGATCGGGGCGCTGTTCGTCGACGTGTTCACCTGCGGCGACCGGGCCCGGCCCGAGCTCGCCGTGCGGCTGCTCGCCGAGGCGCTCGGCGCGGCCACCGTTCAGACCAAGACCATTCACCGCGGTTGGGAGACGAGTTGA
- a CDS encoding ABC transporter permease encodes MTTSQETRSGTLAGLVQRHGALGVLVLLLVVGGLAFDTFLTAYNLGNLAVQASFLAVIALGMTMVIVSGGIDLSVGSVYALSGVLAAYSARWGPLAAVLVPLAVAAAIGLLQGLLVGKAKLAPFIVTLGGLLFARGLLQLLTTEGSETYLVPRESAFLQLGQGSVLGVGVPVLVVVLLYVIGGIVLQRTRFGMRLFAIGGGEDAANLMGLPVTSTKVGVYVLSATLAGLAGTMNAAQLGSGVTVIGVGLELNAIAAVVIGGTLLTGGTGSVSGTLAGVALLFVIQDLINQVGGFNSNLQAVVSGAVLVTVVVLQTLLSRARR; translated from the coding sequence GTGACCACTTCGCAGGAGACTCGCTCCGGCACCCTGGCCGGACTGGTGCAGCGGCACGGCGCGCTCGGCGTGCTGGTGCTGCTGCTGGTGGTCGGCGGGCTGGCCTTCGACACCTTCCTCACCGCCTACAACCTCGGCAACCTCGCGGTGCAGGCGTCCTTCCTCGCGGTGATCGCGCTGGGCATGACGATGGTGATCGTCTCCGGCGGCATCGACCTGTCCGTGGGATCGGTGTACGCGCTGTCCGGGGTGCTCGCCGCGTACTCGGCGCGCTGGGGCCCGCTGGCGGCGGTGCTGGTGCCGCTCGCGGTGGCCGCGGCGATCGGTCTGCTGCAGGGCTTGTTGGTGGGCAAGGCGAAGCTCGCCCCGTTCATCGTCACGCTGGGCGGCCTGCTCTTCGCCCGCGGCCTGTTGCAGTTGCTCACCACCGAGGGCAGCGAGACCTACCTGGTGCCCCGCGAGTCGGCCTTCCTCCAGCTCGGACAGGGCAGCGTGCTCGGCGTCGGCGTGCCGGTGCTGGTCGTGGTGCTGCTGTACGTGATCGGCGGGATCGTGTTGCAGCGCACCAGGTTCGGCATGCGGCTGTTCGCCATCGGCGGCGGTGAGGACGCGGCGAACCTGATGGGCCTGCCGGTCACCTCGACCAAGGTCGGCGTGTACGTGCTGTCGGCGACGCTGGCCGGGCTCGCGGGCACGATGAACGCGGCGCAGCTGGGATCGGGCGTCACCGTGATCGGTGTCGGCCTGGAACTGAACGCGATCGCGGCGGTGGTGATCGGCGGGACGCTGCTGACCGGCGGCACGGGCAGCGTCAGCGGCACGCTCGCGGGCGTTGCGCTGCTGTTCGTCATCCAGGACCTGATCAACCAGGTCGGCGGCTTCAACTCCAACCTGCAGGCCGTGGTCAGCGGCGCCGTGCTGGTCACCGTCGTGGTCCTGCAGACGCTGCTGTCGAGAGCACGCCGCTAG
- a CDS encoding ABC transporter permease encodes MSEVTAGIRPGSRAHVVGLARDYGVYVALGLLVVVNLVITPNFLSVDNLRTQAVQVVPVLVVALGMALVIGTKGVDLSVGSVMALATAMLPMYLGYGPVVAVVICLAVGAAAGLLNGSLVAFIGVQPIVATLALLVGGRGLALVISGGQLREVRNPEIRELGAGSVLGVPYTVLVAVVLVVLVSLLVGRTTFGRQLVAVGGNPKAAEFAGLPVKRVLLGVYVLCAVLAAIAGVLATARLTASDPSRLGELIELSAITAVVVGGTPLSGGRVRVLGTVAGAVLMQLITATLIKNDVPASVAQMAQALIIVAAVLVQRERNAS; translated from the coding sequence ATGAGTGAGGTGACGGCGGGCATCCGGCCGGGATCGCGCGCCCATGTCGTCGGGCTGGCGCGGGACTACGGCGTCTACGTGGCGCTGGGACTGCTCGTGGTGGTCAACCTGGTGATCACGCCGAACTTCCTGTCCGTGGACAACCTGCGGACGCAGGCGGTCCAGGTGGTGCCCGTGCTCGTGGTCGCGCTGGGCATGGCGCTGGTCATCGGCACCAAGGGCGTCGACCTCTCGGTCGGTTCGGTGATGGCGCTGGCCACCGCGATGCTGCCGATGTACCTCGGCTACGGGCCGGTGGTGGCCGTGGTGATCTGCCTCGCGGTGGGCGCGGCGGCCGGGCTGCTCAACGGCTCGCTGGTGGCCTTCATCGGCGTGCAGCCGATCGTGGCCACTCTGGCGCTGCTCGTCGGCGGGCGCGGGCTGGCGCTGGTGATCTCCGGCGGCCAGCTGCGCGAGGTCCGCAACCCCGAGATCCGGGAGCTGGGCGCGGGTTCGGTGCTCGGCGTGCCGTACACGGTCCTGGTCGCCGTCGTGCTGGTGGTGCTGGTCTCGCTGCTGGTCGGCCGCACCACCTTCGGCCGCCAGCTGGTCGCGGTCGGCGGCAACCCGAAGGCGGCCGAGTTCGCCGGTCTGCCGGTGAAACGGGTGCTGCTCGGCGTGTACGTGCTCTGCGCGGTGCTCGCCGCGATCGCCGGTGTGCTGGCGACGGCGCGGCTGACCGCGAGCGATCCCTCGCGGCTGGGCGAGCTGATCGAGCTGTCCGCGATCACCGCCGTGGTGGTCGGCGGGACCCCGTTGTCCGGCGGGCGGGTCCGGGTGCTCGGCACGGTGGCGGGCGCGGTGCTGATGCAGCTGATCACCGCGACGCTGATCAAGAACGACGTGCCCGCCTCGGTGGCGCAGATGGCGCAGGCACTGATCATCGTGGCCGCGGTGCTGGTGCAGCGGGAGAGGAACGCGTCGTGA